A genome region from Pseudomonas helmanticensis includes the following:
- a CDS encoding extracellular solute-binding protein: MLAPKRLLTALALTLIGSTTAQAADEVVVYSSRIDELIKPVFDAYTAKTGVKIKFITDKEAPLMQRIKAEGENATADLLLTVDAGNLWQAEQMGILQPFTSKTIDANIPLQYRSSTHAWTGLSLRARTIAYSTQRVKPGELTTYEALADKNWEGRLCLRTAKKVYNQSLTATMIEVHGATKTEEILKGWVNNLSTDVFSDDVAVLEAINAGQCDVGIVNTYYYGRLHKQKPELPVKLFWPNQADRGVHVNLSGIGLTKHAPHPEAAKALVEWMTTPEAQKIFADVNQEFPANPAVAPSQEVAAWGKFIADTLPVEVAGKRQAEAIRMMDRAGWN; encoded by the coding sequence ATGTTGGCACCCAAGCGTCTTCTGACCGCACTGGCCCTGACCCTGATCGGCAGTACAACGGCCCAGGCCGCTGATGAGGTGGTGGTTTACTCGTCGCGCATCGACGAACTGATCAAACCGGTCTTTGATGCCTACACCGCCAAGACCGGGGTGAAGATCAAGTTCATCACCGACAAGGAAGCGCCGCTGATGCAGCGCATCAAGGCCGAAGGTGAAAACGCCACCGCCGACCTGCTGCTCACCGTCGACGCCGGCAACCTCTGGCAAGCCGAGCAGATGGGCATCCTGCAGCCATTCACCTCGAAAACCATCGACGCCAATATTCCCCTGCAATATCGCTCGTCCACCCACGCATGGACCGGCCTGAGCCTGCGCGCGCGGACCATCGCTTACTCCACCCAACGCGTGAAGCCGGGCGAACTGACCACTTACGAAGCGCTGGCCGACAAGAACTGGGAAGGGCGCCTGTGCCTGCGCACGGCGAAGAAGGTCTACAACCAGTCGCTGACCGCGACCATGATCGAAGTTCACGGCGCGACGAAGACCGAGGAAATCCTCAAGGGCTGGGTCAACAACCTGTCGACCGACGTGTTCTCTGATGACGTCGCTGTGCTCGAAGCGATCAACGCCGGCCAGTGCGACGTTGGCATCGTCAACACTTACTACTACGGTCGCCTGCACAAGCAGAAGCCGGAGCTGCCGGTGAAATTGTTCTGGCCAAACCAGGCCGATCGCGGCGTGCATGTGAACCTGTCGGGCATCGGCCTGACCAAACATGCGCCGCACCCGGAAGCCGCCAAGGCTTTGGTTGAGTGGATGACCACGCCGGAAGCGCAGAAGATCTTTGCCGACGTGAACCAGGAGTTCCCGGCCAACCCGGCGGTGGCGCCTTCGCAGGAAGTGGCGGCGTGGGGCAAGTTCATTGCTGATACGTTGCCGGTGGAAGTGGCGGGCAAGCGTCAGGCTGAGGCGATCCGCATGATGGATCGGGCGGGTTGGAACTGA
- a CDS encoding ABC transporter permease encodes MAHPAQRRWYPIVFAIAALVLLPLSVLLLSWQTIDQQIWSHLWQTQMPRLLGNTLTLVLGVGVGVTLLGVSLAWLTSLCEFPGRRWLDWALMLPFAIPAYVLAFVFVGLLDFAGPVQTLLREWFGSGLRLPRVRSTGGVIIVLVLVFYPYVYLLARTAFLAQGKGLMEAARVLGQSPWQAFWRVALPMARPAIGAGVALALMETLADFGAVSVFNFDTFTTAIYKTWYGFFSLSSAAQLASLLLLVVMLVLYGERRARGANRASNERPRIKALYHLRGFKAFAAMSWCGLVFACAFVIPMLQLIVWFWQRGRFDLDERYVGLIVHTLYLGGMAALITVSVALLLAFALRLAPTPAINSGVGLANLGYALPGSVLAVSIMLAFSYLDRELVIPLSGWLGGAGKPLLLGSLAALLMAYLVRFIAVAYGPLENSLARIRPSLPEAARSLGVSGPRLFFKVYLPLLLPGTLSAALLVFVDVLKEMPATLLMRPFGWDTLAVRIFEMTSEGEWARASLPALTLVLVGLLPVIGLIRRSAHRNT; translated from the coding sequence GTGGCCCACCCCGCCCAACGCCGCTGGTACCCCATCGTCTTCGCCATCGCCGCGTTGGTGCTGCTGCCCCTGAGCGTTCTGCTGCTCTCCTGGCAGACCATCGATCAACAAATCTGGTCGCACCTGTGGCAAACCCAGATGCCGCGCCTGCTCGGCAACACCCTGACGCTGGTACTCGGCGTTGGCGTTGGCGTAACCCTGCTCGGCGTCAGCCTCGCCTGGCTCACCAGCCTCTGCGAATTCCCCGGCCGGCGCTGGCTCGACTGGGCGCTGATGCTGCCGTTCGCCATCCCCGCCTACGTGCTGGCCTTCGTCTTCGTCGGCCTGCTCGATTTTGCCGGCCCGGTGCAAACCCTGCTGCGTGAATGGTTCGGCAGCGGCCTGCGTCTTCCCCGGGTACGCTCCACCGGCGGGGTGATTATCGTGTTGGTGCTGGTCTTCTATCCCTACGTCTACCTGCTGGCGCGCACCGCGTTTCTCGCCCAAGGCAAAGGCCTGATGGAAGCTGCGCGAGTGCTCGGTCAATCGCCATGGCAGGCTTTCTGGCGTGTGGCGTTGCCGATGGCGCGTCCGGCCATCGGTGCCGGTGTGGCGCTGGCGCTGATGGAAACCCTGGCGGATTTCGGCGCGGTGTCGGTGTTCAACTTCGACACCTTCACCACGGCGATCTACAAAACCTGGTACGGCTTCTTCAGCCTGTCGAGCGCGGCGCAACTGGCCAGCCTGTTGCTACTGGTGGTAATGCTGGTGCTGTACGGTGAACGCCGTGCGCGCGGCGCGAATCGGGCAAGTAACGAGCGGCCCCGGATCAAGGCGTTGTACCACCTGCGTGGATTCAAGGCGTTCGCGGCGATGAGTTGGTGCGGCCTGGTCTTCGCCTGCGCCTTCGTCATTCCGATGCTGCAACTGATCGTCTGGTTCTGGCAGCGCGGCCGTTTCGATCTCGATGAACGTTACGTCGGGCTGATCGTCCACACGCTCTACCTCGGTGGCATGGCCGCGTTGATCACCGTCAGCGTCGCGCTGCTGCTGGCGTTCGCCCTGCGACTGGCGCCGACGCCGGCGATCAACTCCGGCGTTGGCCTGGCCAACCTCGGCTACGCGCTGCCGGGCTCGGTGCTGGCGGTGTCGATCATGCTGGCGTTCAGTTATCTGGATCGCGAGCTGGTGATTCCGCTTTCGGGCTGGCTCGGTGGCGCAGGCAAACCGCTGTTGCTCGGCAGTCTGGCTGCACTGCTGATGGCTTATCTGGTGCGCTTTATCGCGGTCGCTTATGGCCCGCTGGAAAACAGTCTGGCGCGTATACGGCCATCTTTGCCCGAAGCAGCACGTAGCCTCGGAGTCAGTGGGCCACGACTGTTTTTCAAAGTGTATCTGCCGCTGTTGCTGCCCGGCACGTTGAGCGCGGCGTTGCTGGTATTCGTCGATGTGCTCAAGGAAATGCCCGCGACCCTGCTGATGCGCCCGTTTGGCTGGGACACGCTGGCGGTGCGGATCTTCGAAATGACCAGCGAAGGCGAATGGGCGCGGGCCTCGTTGCCGGCGTTGACCCTGGTTCTGGTCGGGTTGTTGCCGGTCATCGGCCTGATCCGGCGCTCGGCGCACCGAAACACTTAG
- a CDS encoding YecA family protein yields the protein MTIANSPYQAFATLLTSSGHNVSPAELHGVLLGRSCAGAGFDNEGWLIDAAELLEGDIQDNVRNALIGLQEMVKGELTGDDVTVVLLLPIDDAPLAERAAALGEWCQGFLSGFGLNCRDSSMLSTEATEVLQDLAAISQVQDALEESDDGESDYMEVMEYLRVAPLLLFSETRKADVPPAAKPSLH from the coding sequence ATGACCATTGCGAATTCCCCGTACCAAGCCTTTGCCACCCTGCTGACTTCCAGCGGCCACAACGTCTCGCCTGCCGAACTGCATGGCGTGCTGCTCGGACGCAGTTGCGCCGGTGCCGGCTTCGATAACGAAGGCTGGTTGATCGACGCCGCCGAACTGCTCGAAGGCGACATCCAGGACAACGTCCGCAACGCCCTGATCGGCCTGCAGGAGATGGTCAAAGGCGAACTGACCGGTGACGACGTCACTGTCGTTCTGCTGCTGCCGATCGATGACGCGCCACTGGCCGAGCGCGCCGCTGCACTGGGCGAGTGGTGCCAGGGCTTCCTCAGCGGTTTCGGCCTGAACTGCCGCGACAGCAGCATGCTCAGCACTGAAGCGACTGAAGTGCTGCAGGATCTGGCCGCCATCTCCCAGGTGCAAGACGCCCTGGAAGAATCCGATGACGGCGAGAGCGACTACATGGAAGTCATGGAATACCTGCGCGTCGCGCCGCTGCTGCTGTTCTCGGAAACCCGGAAGGCCGACGTGCCGCCAGCCGCCAAACCGTCGCTGCATTAA
- a CDS encoding DegT/DnrJ/EryC1/StrS family aminotransferase: MSPLPFLPFSKPVIDEATIAAVGDVLRSGWITSGPKVQAFEAQLSEYFGGRPVRTFNSGTCTMEIALRIAGIGPGDEVITTPISWVATANVILEVGATPVFADIDPLTRNIDLDQLEAAITPRTKALIPVYLAGLPVDMDRLYAIARKHNLRIVEDAAQALGSSWNGQRIGATGDFVSFSFQANKNVTCSEGGCLVLNTPEEARLAEKYRLQGVTRNGFDGLDVDVLGGKFNMTDVAATIGLGQFAHIESLTAHRRELARHYFKCFGDDFEAVYGAQLPPADFTHSNWHLFQLVLPERADGLPARAIFMEQMQAQGIGIGYHYPPIHLLSLYRERGFKEGMLPVAERAGRLIVSLPMFTAMSKDDVERSVAAVKTVLHRTL; this comes from the coding sequence ATGAGCCCACTGCCGTTCCTGCCATTCTCCAAACCCGTCATTGATGAAGCGACAATTGCCGCCGTCGGCGACGTCCTGCGCTCCGGCTGGATCACCAGCGGGCCGAAGGTGCAGGCGTTTGAAGCACAACTGTCGGAATACTTTGGCGGCCGCCCGGTGCGCACCTTCAATTCCGGCACCTGCACCATGGAGATCGCCTTGCGCATTGCCGGCATCGGCCCCGGCGACGAGGTGATCACCACGCCGATTTCCTGGGTGGCCACCGCCAACGTGATCCTTGAGGTGGGCGCCACGCCGGTATTTGCCGACATCGATCCGCTGACCCGCAACATCGATCTGGATCAGCTTGAAGCGGCAATCACGCCACGTACCAAAGCGCTGATTCCGGTGTATCTGGCCGGTTTACCGGTGGACATGGATCGCCTCTACGCGATTGCCCGCAAACACAACCTGCGCATTGTCGAAGACGCCGCGCAGGCCTTGGGATCGAGCTGGAATGGCCAGCGCATTGGCGCTACCGGCGATTTCGTGTCGTTCAGTTTTCAGGCGAACAAGAATGTCACGTGCTCCGAGGGCGGTTGCCTGGTGCTGAATACCCCCGAAGAGGCGCGACTGGCGGAGAAGTACCGCTTGCAGGGCGTCACCCGCAACGGCTTCGACGGCCTGGACGTCGATGTGCTGGGCGGCAAGTTCAACATGACTGACGTTGCAGCCACCATCGGCCTCGGGCAATTCGCTCATATCGAAAGCCTGACCGCGCATCGGCGTGAACTGGCCCGCCACTACTTCAAATGTTTCGGTGATGACTTCGAAGCTGTTTATGGCGCGCAACTGCCGCCGGCGGACTTCACCCACAGCAACTGGCATCTGTTTCAGCTGGTATTGCCAGAACGTGCAGATGGCTTGCCGGCGCGGGCGATTTTCATGGAGCAGATGCAGGCGCAGGGTATCGGTATCGGCTATCACTACCCGCCGATTCATTTGTTGAGTCTGTACCGCGAGCGCGGTTTCAAGGAAGGGATGTTGCCGGTGGCCGAGCGGGCCGGACGACTGATCGTGTCGCTGCCGATGTTTACCGCCATGTCCAAGGACGACGTCGAACGCTCGGTGGCCGCAGTAAAAACCGTCCTGCATCGCACCCTGTAG
- a CDS encoding 2-octaprenyl-3-methyl-6-methoxy-1,4-benzoquinol hydroxylase, which produces MRADLLIVGAGMVGSALALALQDSGLEVLLLDGSPLSVKPFDAEAAFEPRVSALSAASQRILERLGVWEGIAARRSSPYTDMHVWDGSGTGQIHFSASSVHAEVLGHIVENRVVQDALLDRLHDCDLGMLANARLEQMRRSGDDWLLTLADGRQLRAPLVIAADGANSAVRRLTGVATREWDYLHHAIVTSVRSSKPHQMTAWQRFTDHGPLAFLPLERDGQQDWCSIVWSTTPSEAERLMALDEAAFCRELERAFEGRLGEVISADPRLCVPLRQRHAKRYVAQGLALIGDAAHTIHPLAGQGVNLGFLDAAVLAEVLLQAAERGERLADVKVLSRYERRRMPHNLALMAAMEGFERLFQADPLPVRWLRNAGLKLVEQMPEAKALFVREALGLTGDLPALAKP; this is translated from the coding sequence ATGCGCGCAGATCTGCTGATTGTCGGAGCCGGAATGGTCGGCAGCGCCTTGGCGTTGGCGTTGCAGGACAGCGGGCTGGAAGTCCTGTTGCTCGACGGTAGCCCGCTGAGCGTCAAACCGTTCGACGCCGAAGCCGCGTTTGAACCGCGGGTGAGCGCCCTGTCAGCGGCGAGCCAGCGGATTCTCGAACGCCTCGGCGTGTGGGAGGGGATCGCCGCACGGCGCAGCAGCCCATACACCGACATGCACGTCTGGGACGGCAGCGGCACTGGGCAGATTCATTTCTCGGCGAGCAGTGTGCATGCCGAGGTGCTCGGACATATCGTCGAAAACCGCGTGGTGCAGGACGCCTTGCTCGACCGTCTGCACGATTGCGATCTGGGCATGCTGGCCAATGCGCGACTGGAACAGATGCGTCGTTCCGGTGATGACTGGCTGCTGACGTTGGCCGATGGTCGTCAGTTGCGCGCACCGTTGGTGATCGCCGCTGACGGCGCCAACTCGGCCGTGCGCCGGCTGACCGGCGTGGCGACTCGTGAATGGGATTACCTGCATCACGCCATTGTCACCAGCGTGCGCAGCAGCAAGCCGCACCAGATGACTGCATGGCAGCGCTTCACCGATCACGGGCCGCTGGCGTTTTTGCCGCTGGAGCGTGACGGGCAGCAGGATTGGTGTTCGATCGTTTGGTCGACCACACCGAGCGAAGCCGAGCGTTTGATGGCGCTGGATGAAGCGGCTTTCTGTCGAGAGCTGGAGCGCGCCTTTGAGGGGCGTCTCGGCGAAGTGATCAGTGCCGATCCGCGACTGTGCGTGCCGCTGCGTCAGCGTCATGCCAAGCGTTATGTGGCGCAAGGGCTGGCGCTGATCGGCGATGCGGCGCACACCATTCACCCGTTGGCGGGGCAGGGTGTGAACCTTGGTTTCCTTGATGCGGCGGTGCTGGCCGAAGTGTTGCTGCAAGCGGCTGAGCGCGGTGAGCGTCTGGCGGATGTGAAAGTGCTGAGCCGTTACGAGCGTCGGCGCATGCCGCATAATCTCGCGCTGATGGCGGCGATGGAAGGGTTTGAGCGGTTGTTTCAGGCTGACCCGTTGCCGGTGCGCTGGTTGCGTAATGCCGGGTTGAAGCTGGTGGAGCAGATGCCCGAGGCGAAAGCATTGTTTGTGCGCGAAGCCCTCGGGTTGACCGGTGATCTTCCGGCCCTCGCCAAACCCTGA
- the gcvT gene encoding glycine cleavage system aminomethyltransferase GcvT — protein sequence MGQRTPLYDLHLALGAKMVDFGGWDMPLHYGSQVEEHHEVRRDCGVFDVSHMTVIDVTGTQAKAWLQHLLANDVERLHRPGRALYSTMLNEHGGIVDDMIVYRLDDAYRLVFNASTRDQDLAWMNAQLGGYDVQLHERSELAMLAIQGPQARQKIAELVTQSRATLIQHLKPFEGYTDGDWFIARTGYTGEDGLEICLPANQAPGFFNDLVGAGISPIGLGARDTLRVEAGMNLYGQDIHQDVSPLASNMAWSIAWEPATRQFIGRAALEAEKAAGVAHKLVGLVLEERGVLRAHQVVRIADVGEGEITSGSFSPTLSKSIALARVPMATADRAEVEIRGKWYPVRVVKPTFVRHGKTLI from the coding sequence ATGGGACAGCGTACGCCTCTCTATGACCTGCATCTCGCCCTCGGCGCGAAGATGGTCGATTTTGGCGGTTGGGACATGCCACTGCATTACGGCTCGCAGGTCGAGGAGCACCACGAAGTGCGCCGCGATTGCGGGGTGTTCGATGTATCCCACATGACCGTGATCGACGTCACCGGCACCCAGGCCAAGGCCTGGCTTCAGCATTTGCTGGCCAATGATGTCGAGCGCCTGCATCGCCCCGGCCGTGCGTTGTACAGCACCATGCTCAACGAGCATGGCGGCATCGTCGATGACATGATTGTCTACCGTCTCGATGACGCTTATCGCCTGGTGTTCAACGCCTCCACCCGCGATCAGGATCTGGCGTGGATGAATGCCCAGCTCGGCGGTTACGACGTGCAACTGCACGAGCGCTCCGAGCTGGCGATGCTCGCCATTCAAGGCCCGCAGGCCCGGCAGAAAATCGCCGAACTGGTCACCCAATCGCGCGCCACGCTGATCCAGCACCTGAAACCCTTCGAAGGCTACACCGACGGTGACTGGTTCATTGCCCGCACCGGTTACACCGGTGAAGACGGTCTGGAAATCTGTCTGCCGGCCAATCAGGCGCCGGGGTTCTTCAACGATCTGGTCGGTGCCGGCATTTCCCCGATTGGCCTCGGTGCCCGCGACACTCTGCGCGTCGAAGCCGGGATGAACCTCTACGGCCAGGATATTCATCAGGACGTTTCGCCGCTGGCGTCGAACATGGCCTGGAGCATTGCCTGGGAACCGGCCACACGCCAGTTCATTGGCCGCGCCGCGCTGGAAGCGGAAAAAGCCGCCGGTGTTGCGCACAAACTGGTCGGCCTGGTGCTCGAAGAGCGCGGTGTCTTGCGTGCCCATCAGGTGGTTCGTATCGCCGATGTTGGCGAAGGGGAGATCACCAGTGGTAGTTTCTCTCCTACGCTAAGCAAATCGATTGCCCTGGCGCGTGTTCCGATGGCAACCGCCGACCGCGCCGAAGTGGAAATCCGTGGCAAATGGTACCCGGTACGGGTGGTCAAACCGACCTTCGTACGCCATGGCAAAACTTTGATCTAA
- a CDS encoding DUF4442 domain-containing protein, translating into MLKWLTTKFGKARLMRWVMTFYPPYLGAGVRVRHISDDFRDVQVSMGLGWYNRNYVGTQFGGSLYSMVDPFFMLMLMENLGSKYIVWDKAADIDFIAPGKGPVFARFTIDETLLGEIRRQTANGEKYLPQLQVDIHDGAGNLVARVGKTLYVRLKPQARQA; encoded by the coding sequence ATGCTTAAGTGGCTGACTACAAAATTCGGCAAGGCGCGGTTGATGCGCTGGGTGATGACGTTTTACCCGCCATACCTCGGTGCTGGCGTGCGCGTGCGGCACATCAGCGATGACTTCCGCGATGTTCAGGTGTCGATGGGTCTCGGCTGGTACAACCGCAACTATGTCGGCACCCAGTTCGGCGGCAGCCTGTATTCGATGGTCGATCCGTTCTTCATGCTGATGCTTATGGAAAACCTTGGCTCGAAATACATCGTCTGGGACAAGGCTGCCGACATCGATTTCATCGCGCCGGGCAAAGGCCCGGTGTTCGCCCGGTTCACCATCGACGAAACCTTGCTCGGCGAGATCCGCCGGCAGACCGCCAATGGCGAGAAATACCTGCCGCAGTTGCAGGTCGATATTCATGACGGCGCCGGCAATCTGGTGGCGCGGGTCGGTAAAACCCTTTACGTGCGGCTCAAGCCGCAAGCGAGACAGGCTTAA
- the pepP gene encoding Xaa-Pro aminopeptidase, translating into MTHIPKAEYSRRRKALMAQMEPNSIAILPAAAVAIRNRDVEHVYRQDSDFQYLSGFPEPQAVIVLMPGREHGEYVLFCRERNAERELWDGLRAGQEGAIRDFGADDAFPITDIDDILPGLIEGRDRVYSAMGSNPEFDRHLMDWINVIRSKAHLGAQPPNEFVALDHLLHDMRLYKSAAEVKVMREAARISAQAHIRAMQASRAGLHEYSLEAELDYEFRKGGAKMPAYGSIVAAGRNSCILHYQQNDALLKDGDLVLIDAGCEIDCYASDITRTWPVNGKFSPEQKAIYELVLASQEAAFAEIAPNKHWNQAHEATVRVITTGLVKLGLLQGEVDDLIASEAYKAFYMHRAGHWLGMDVHDVGEYKVGGEWRVLEVGMALTVEPGIYIAPDNQNVAKKWRGIGVRIEDDVVVTKTGCEILTTGVPKTVAEIEALMAQARTHAA; encoded by the coding sequence ATGACCCATATCCCCAAAGCGGAGTACAGCCGTCGCCGCAAGGCCCTGATGGCGCAGATGGAACCCAACAGCATCGCGATTCTGCCCGCCGCCGCGGTGGCGATTCGCAACCGCGACGTCGAGCACGTCTACCGCCAGGACAGCGACTTCCAGTACCTCAGCGGCTTTCCCGAGCCGCAGGCTGTCATTGTCCTGATGCCCGGCCGCGAGCACGGTGAGTACGTGCTGTTCTGCCGTGAACGCAACGCCGAACGTGAATTGTGGGACGGCTTGCGCGCAGGTCAGGAAGGCGCTATCCGCGACTTCGGTGCCGACGACGCCTTCCCGATCACCGACATCGACGACATCCTCCCGGGCCTGATCGAAGGTCGCGACCGGGTGTATTCGGCGATGGGCAGCAACCCCGAATTCGACCGCCACCTGATGGACTGGATCAACGTGATCCGCTCCAAGGCGCACCTCGGCGCGCAGCCACCGAACGAATTCGTTGCCCTGGATCATCTGCTGCACGACATGCGCCTGTATAAATCGGCGGCAGAAGTGAAGGTGATGCGCGAAGCCGCGCGGATCTCGGCGCAGGCGCATATTCGCGCGATGCAGGCCAGCCGGGCCGGGCTTCACGAGTACAGCCTCGAAGCCGAACTCGATTACGAATTCCGCAAGGGCGGAGCGAAGATGCCGGCCTACGGGTCGATCGTCGCCGCCGGGCGCAACAGCTGCATCCTGCATTACCAGCAGAATGACGCGTTGCTCAAGGACGGCGATCTGGTGCTGATCGACGCCGGTTGCGAGATTGACTGCTACGCCAGCGACATCACCCGCACCTGGCCGGTCAACGGCAAGTTTTCGCCCGAACAGAAAGCGATCTACGAATTGGTACTGGCTTCACAGGAAGCCGCATTCGCCGAAATCGCCCCGAACAAGCACTGGAATCAGGCGCACGAAGCCACGGTTCGGGTGATCACCACTGGGCTGGTGAAACTCGGTTTGTTGCAGGGCGAGGTCGACGATTTGATCGCCAGCGAAGCCTACAAAGCGTTTTACATGCACCGCGCCGGCCACTGGCTGGGCATGGATGTTCACGACGTCGGCGAGTACAAGGTCGGCGGCGAATGGCGCGTGCTGGAAGTCGGCATGGCGCTGACCGTCGAGCCGGGTATCTACATCGCCCCGGACAATCAAAACGTCGCGAAGAAATGGCGCGGCATTGGCGTGCGCATCGAGGACGACGTGGTCGTGACCAAGACAGGCTGTGAAATCCTCACCACCGGCGTACCGAAAACCGTCGCTGAAATCGAAGCGCTGATGGCGCAAGCAAGGACACACGCGGCATGA
- the gcvH gene encoding glycine cleavage system protein GcvH, producing MSDIPADLRFAESHEWARLEADGTVTVGISDHAQEALGDVVFVELTEVGKVFAAEDQAGVVESVKAASDIYSPISGEVIAINEELSGSPELLNSDPYGAWIFKIKPSDTTELDKLLDAAAYKAAIGE from the coding sequence ATGAGCGATATCCCTGCCGACCTGCGTTTTGCCGAAAGTCATGAATGGGCACGTCTGGAAGCCGACGGCACCGTCACCGTGGGCATCAGCGATCACGCGCAGGAAGCGCTGGGCGATGTGGTGTTCGTCGAGCTGACCGAAGTGGGCAAGGTCTTTGCCGCTGAAGATCAGGCCGGTGTCGTTGAGTCGGTGAAAGCCGCCTCCGACATCTATTCGCCGATCAGCGGTGAAGTCATCGCGATCAACGAAGAGCTGAGCGGCTCCCCGGAACTGCTGAACTCCGACCCGTACGGCGCTTGGATCTTCAAGATCAAGCCAAGCGACACGACTGAGCTGGACAAGCTGCTCGACGCTGCTGCCTACAAAGCCGCCATCGGCGAGTAA
- the ubiH gene encoding 2-octaprenyl-6-methoxyphenyl hydroxylase translates to MSRVNLAIIGGGLVGASLALALQAGAKARGWKIVLIEPFAPGDSWQPSYDARSSALSFGSRQIYQRLGVWQEISRRAEPIKQIHVSDRGRFSTARLSAMEEGVPALGYVVENAWLGQCLWQHVDKDVISWRCPAEVTRMEPLPDGYRLTLNDETTLECDLAVLADGGRSGLREQLGINVRKRPYNQSALIANITPSEAHNGMAFERFTDEGPMALLPLPDNRCALVWTRLGMDAQRLADLSERDFLSELQGVFGYRLGTLKQVGARHLYPLTLVEAEEQVRSHLAVLGNAAHSLHPIAGQGFNLSLRDADALAAALLSSDKPLGDFATLQAYRERQRLDQDLTVGFSDQVTRLFGSTQPLVSLGRNIGLLGLDLLPPAKRWFARQAMGLGTRPDA, encoded by the coding sequence ATGAGTCGAGTCAATCTGGCAATCATCGGTGGCGGTCTGGTCGGCGCCAGTCTGGCGTTGGCCTTGCAGGCCGGGGCCAAGGCGCGCGGCTGGAAGATCGTGCTGATCGAGCCGTTCGCCCCCGGCGACAGCTGGCAGCCGAGCTACGACGCGCGTTCGTCGGCGTTGTCCTTTGGCTCGCGGCAGATTTATCAACGCTTGGGCGTGTGGCAGGAAATCTCCCGCCGCGCCGAGCCGATCAAACAGATTCACGTCTCCGACCGTGGCCGTTTCTCCACCGCGCGTCTGTCGGCGATGGAAGAGGGCGTGCCGGCGCTCGGTTATGTGGTGGAAAACGCCTGGCTCGGTCAGTGCCTGTGGCAGCACGTTGATAAAGACGTGATCAGCTGGCGCTGCCCGGCGGAAGTCACGCGCATGGAACCGCTGCCCGACGGCTATCGCCTGACCCTCAACGATGAAACCACGCTGGAATGCGACCTCGCCGTACTCGCCGATGGCGGTCGTTCCGGTCTGCGCGAACAGCTGGGCATCAACGTGCGCAAGCGTCCGTACAACCAAAGCGCGCTGATCGCCAACATCACCCCGAGCGAAGCGCACAACGGCATGGCTTTCGAGCGCTTCACCGACGAAGGGCCGATGGCGCTGCTGCCGCTCCCGGACAACCGTTGCGCTCTGGTCTGGACCCGTTTGGGAATGGACGCGCAGCGTCTGGCCGATTTGAGCGAACGCGACTTCCTCAGCGAATTGCAGGGCGTGTTCGGTTACCGCCTCGGTACGCTGAAACAGGTCGGCGCGCGACATTTGTATCCGCTGACGCTGGTCGAGGCCGAAGAGCAAGTGCGCTCGCATCTGGCCGTGCTCGGTAACGCGGCGCACAGCCTGCATCCGATTGCCGGGCAGGGTTTCAACCTGTCACTGCGCGATGCCGATGCCCTGGCTGCTGCGTTGCTGTCGAGCGACAAGCCGCTGGGCGATTTCGCCACGTTGCAGGCCTATCGCGAGCGTCAGCGTCTCGATCAGGACCTCACCGTCGGTTTCTCCGATCAGGTCACGCGCCTGTTCGGCAGCACGCAACCGTTGGTCTCGCTGGGGCGCAACATCGGTTTGCTTGGTCTCGATTTGCTGCCGCCAGCTAAACGCTGGTTTGCGCGGCAGGCCATGGGGTTGGGGACGCGTCCGGATGCTTAA